The Phalacrocorax carbo chromosome 11, bPhaCar2.1, whole genome shotgun sequence genome includes a region encoding these proteins:
- the GPR174 gene encoding probable G-protein coupled receptor 174 encodes MMNSLNCSETDLKPYYAITYTFILIPGLIGNTLALWVFYGYMKETKRAVIFMINLAIADLSQVLSLPLRIFYYLTGTWEFGGALCLFCFYLKYVNMYASIYFLVCISVRRYLFLIYPFKFNDCKRICDVYISIVGWVVVCVGCLPFPLLRLHQQNTTSTSTTTTCFVDLPVQQIELPASIAMMTIAELAGFITPLLIILYCSWKTVLSLKEKNSASHDLGEKKKALKMILTCALVFLICFAPYHISFPLDFFVKTKTIKNGCIQKVISVFHVVALCLASLNSCVDPVIYYFTTDEFRRRLSRQDLQDSIQLHNLSYVRKHSREPLREDTMDY; translated from the coding sequence ATGATGAACAGTTTGAATTGCTCTGAAACAGACCTCAAACCCTACTACGCGATTACATACACTTTCATCCTGATCCCTGGACTAATAGGAAACACATTAGCTTTGTGGGTCTTTTACGGGTACATGAAAGAGACTAAAAGGGCTGTAATATTTATGATCAATTTAGCCATTGCTGACTTGTCGCAGGTGTTGTCCTTGCCCCTGAGGATCTTCTACTACTTGACCGGGACGTGGGAATTTGGAGGAGCTCTCTGCTTGTTTTGCTTCTACCTGAAGTACGTCAATATGTACGCCAGTATCTACTTCTTGGTCTGCATCAGCGTAAGACGATACTTGTTTCTTATATACCCATTCAAATTCAACGACTGCAAACGCATCTGTGATGTGTATATCAGCATCGTCGGGTGGGTTGTCGTCTGTGTCGGCTGTTTGCCTTTCCCGCTCCTCAGGCTTCACCAGCAAAacaccaccagcaccagcaccaccaccacgTGTTTTGTGGATCTCCCCGTACAGCAAATTGAGCTTCCCGCCTCCATTGCAATGATGACTATAGCTGAATTGGCGGGGTTCATAACACCCCTACTCATTATCCTATACTGCTCATGGAAGACTGTCTTatcactaaaagaaaaaaattctgcttcaCATGACCtcggagagaaaaaaaaggctttaaagaTGATTCTCACTTGTGCTCTGGTATTTCTGATTTGCTTTGCACCTTATCACATCAGCTTTCCATTAGATTTCTTTGTCAAAACCAAAACGATTAAGAACGGGTGCATCCAGAAGGTGATCTCGGTGTTTCACGTGGTAGCTTTGTGCCTTGCCAGCTTGAACTCCTGCGTGGACCCAGTCATCTACTACTTCACTACAGATGAGTTCAGGAGACGCCTTTCCAGGCAGGATTTGCAAGACAGCATTCAGCTCCACAACCTCAGTTACGTGAGGAAGCACTCCAGAGAGCCGCTCAGGGAGGACACCATGGACTACTAG